In Calditrichota bacterium, the following proteins share a genomic window:
- a CDS encoding DUF58 domain-containing protein produces the protein MIPKEILKKVKRIEIMTRGLVNDVFSGEYHSVFKGRGMEFSEVREYQPGDDIRTIDWNVTARMGHPFVKVFEEERELTVMLLVDVSSSGEFGTFERMKAEIATEICALLAFSAIKNNDKVGLVIFTDRIEKFIPPKKGKSHVLRVIRELLYHKPEGTKTDIAGALEYLNRVTRRRSVVFLVSDFINADYEKALQIANRRHDVVAITVTDPREVEMPNVGFVELEDAETGEIVLVDTSVGSVRQLYQRNTTGDIKSRERLFRSINIDHIDIRTDKPYIEPLIKFFRVRAKRFR, from the coding sequence ATGATTCCAAAAGAGATATTGAAAAAAGTCAAGCGAATCGAGATCATGACACGCGGTCTGGTCAACGACGTGTTTTCCGGCGAATATCATTCCGTATTCAAAGGTCGGGGCATGGAATTTTCTGAAGTGCGCGAATACCAGCCTGGCGACGACATTCGCACTATCGACTGGAACGTGACCGCGCGCATGGGACATCCGTTTGTGAAAGTCTTTGAAGAAGAGCGTGAGTTGACGGTGATGCTGTTGGTTGATGTGAGTTCATCCGGAGAATTTGGCACTTTTGAGCGGATGAAGGCCGAGATCGCTACGGAAATTTGCGCATTGCTGGCTTTTTCCGCCATAAAAAATAACGACAAGGTCGGGTTGGTTATTTTCACAGATCGGATCGAAAAATTTATCCCGCCCAAAAAAGGAAAATCCCACGTGTTGCGCGTGATTCGCGAGCTGCTCTACCATAAACCGGAAGGGACAAAAACAGACATCGCCGGCGCGTTGGAATATCTGAATCGCGTCACGCGCCGCAGAAGTGTGGTGTTTCTGGTGTCGGATTTCATCAACGCCGATTATGAAAAAGCCCTGCAAATTGCTAATCGCCGCCATGACGTCGTCGCTATTACCGTGACCGATCCCCGCGAAGTGGAAATGCCCAATGTGGGTTTTGTTGAATTGGAAGACGCCGAAACCGGCGAAATCGTGCTGGTGGACACGTCCGTAGGCAGCGTGCGCCAACTTTATCAGCGGAACACGACGGGCGATATTAAATCGCGAGAACGGCTGTTTCGTTCGATCAATATCGATCACATCGACATTCGAACCGATAAACCGTACATCGAGCCATTGATAAAATTTTTCCGTGTGCGCGCGAAAAGATTTCGGTGA
- a CDS encoding restriction endonuclease: protein MKSKLTVATLIQEAKKFCVTESKYENPDLFGVTDGKAVGTYIEHKFQNYLFSKYDYEKGSSATGIDFPDKVLNTDMKVTSIKQPQSSCPFRSARQKIFGLGYNLLLFVYEKIDDHQKQGAMMDFQNCSFIYKNRTADFMLTKTLRQMVKDGANSEDIVAYLMDKNLPADEITLEKLAQEILTTPPAQGYLTVSNALQWRLQYGRIVRLDEDVEGIVKIIKND, encoded by the coding sequence ATGAAATCTAAATTGACAGTTGCTACTTTGATTCAAGAAGCGAAGAAATTTTGTGTGACAGAATCAAAATATGAAAATCCTGATCTGTTCGGTGTGACTGATGGAAAAGCTGTCGGAACCTATATTGAACACAAATTTCAAAATTATTTATTTTCAAAATATGATTATGAAAAAGGGTCTTCAGCTACTGGGATTGATTTTCCTGACAAAGTATTGAATACAGACATGAAGGTTACGTCGATTAAGCAGCCTCAGTCGTCGTGCCCTTTTCGATCTGCAAGGCAAAAAATATTTGGTCTTGGTTATAATCTACTCCTGTTTGTTTACGAGAAAATTGATGATCATCAAAAACAAGGAGCCATGATGGATTTCCAGAATTGCTCCTTTATTTATAAAAATAGAACAGCAGATTTTATGCTGACAAAAACATTGAGGCAAATGGTAAAAGACGGTGCAAATTCGGAAGATATAGTCGCCTATTTAATGGATAAAAACTTACCTGCTGATGAGATAACATTAGAGAAACTGGCACAAGAGATATTGACTACTCCGCCTGCGCAAGGTTATCTCACCGTATCGAATGCTTTGCAGTGGCGATTGCAATATGGAAGAATAGTCAGATTGGACGAAGATGTTGAAGGAATAGTAAAAATTATTAAAAATGATTAA